A window of Paenibacillus sp. 19GGS1-52 contains these coding sequences:
- a CDS encoding protein kinase — protein sequence MIKRKNYLPYKVIDSKFASGGNAKVMLVEDKNKNQYALKSLRVNESRDATKVKRFLNEIKIVEKYQNKIKGIVPIRYKYIPEEFENDFKYSDHFKGLEIWYVMDLAESIENKLGNCDELEIIIDCLISLSETLAELHKHRIVHRDIKPSNIYYYKNKWAFGDFGLVAYPEFDDGLTQINDRIGNYATIAPEMRRVKLAEDARPADVWSLAKTLWMLLTNNWVSCFEGLYNSKDEAISITKYWTNVPIAHLEKILERAIRYEPQHRVDINEFLVLLNEYKVLLNEKKSILSYEELQVLREDSEGGIVYQNSADRTVDTNELIWDFHYKWVSKEIKFIEAGLDDEVSVLKYIKMKLEFYSSNEFIVSPVISHYYNPTMPAIKIFIKYTAKMSKFVTFMICADKKIHEFTHGYTLNCYYDSDENIDFKLVDKIIDKIYEISMKSAGNKNNKNA from the coding sequence ATGATTAAAAGGAAAAATTATTTACCATATAAAGTAATAGATTCTAAATTTGCTTCTGGCGGAAACGCAAAAGTAATGTTAGTTGAAGACAAAAATAAAAACCAATATGCTTTAAAAAGCTTGCGAGTCAATGAATCTAGAGATGCCACGAAAGTGAAAAGGTTTCTTAATGAAATTAAAATTGTGGAAAAGTACCAAAATAAAATTAAAGGAATTGTACCTATTAGGTATAAATATATTCCAGAGGAATTTGAGAATGATTTTAAGTATTCGGATCATTTTAAGGGGCTTGAGATTTGGTATGTCATGGATTTGGCTGAATCTATAGAAAATAAATTAGGTAACTGTGATGAGTTAGAAATAATAATTGATTGTTTGATATCTTTGTCTGAAACATTAGCAGAATTACATAAACATCGAATCGTTCATAGAGATATTAAACCAAGCAATATATATTATTATAAAAACAAGTGGGCTTTTGGTGATTTTGGTCTAGTTGCATATCCAGAATTCGATGATGGTTTAACACAAATTAACGATAGAATTGGGAATTATGCTACAATTGCGCCAGAAATGCGACGAGTTAAATTAGCAGAAGATGCAAGACCTGCAGACGTCTGGTCTCTTGCAAAAACACTGTGGATGCTTTTAACAAATAACTGGGTTTCTTGTTTCGAAGGATTATATAATTCTAAGGATGAAGCAATTTCAATTACCAAATACTGGACTAATGTCCCAATTGCACATTTAGAGAAAATTCTTGAAAGGGCTATTCGTTACGAGCCACAACATAGAGTTGATATTAATGAGTTTTTAGTTTTATTGAATGAATATAAAGTTCTCTTAAACGAAAAAAAGAGTATTTTGAGTTATGAAGAGTTACAAGTATTACGGGAAGATTCAGAGGGAGGAATAGTATATCAAAACTCTGCAGACAGGACAGTTGATACAAACGAATTAATTTGGGATTTTCACTATAAATGGGTGTCTAAAGAAATCAAATTCATTGAAGCCGGTCTCGATGATGAGGTAAGTGTATTAAAGTATATTAAGATGAAGTTGGAATTTTATAGCAGTAACGAATTTATTGTGTCTCCGGTAATTAGTCACTATTATAATCCAACAATGCCAGCAATTAAAATTTTTATAAAATATACAGCGAAAATGTCAAAGTTTGTTACATTTATGATATGTGCAGATAAAAAGATTCATGAATTTACCCATGGATATACATTAAATTGTTACTATGATTCCGACGAAAATATTGATTTTAAACTAGTAGATAAAATCATAGACAAAATCTATGAAATATCGATGAAATCAGCTGGGAACAAAAACAACAAAAATGCCTAA
- a CDS encoding IS1182 family transposase, giving the protein MPMDLENDIPEHHLVRIVNDAVNRLDDAIFDAAYPGGGRDSYHPKMLTKVIIYAYTQRIYSSRQIAKSIRENIPFMWLAGRQRPDFRTLNRFRSQRMKDVLQTVFTAVLQFLADEKYVSLEHYFVDGTKIEANANRYTFVWGKAVSKHKLKLQDKVHALFADIEAAEEQEEQENSGKDLAELGTDSEVSSVKLEQVVQKLEAQLAQKPKDKPLKKAVRTLRKDWLPRLLKYEQYQKLLGDRNSFSKTDPEATFMRMKEDHMRNGQLKPGYNVQIGTENQFILAYSLHQRPTDTRCLEPHMEKAQQILGKRPKTVIADAGYGSEENDAYLEKKEIQAVVKYGSYHKEKSKAWKANVGKIENWTYDAAEDNWTCPVGKVLHFRRESKEISQSGYEIHKRHYRSQSCEGCPLKERCTKAAGDREVVVSIERLRYQKQAREILRSEEGYALAVRRMTEPESVFGQLKNNRGFRRFLLRGMEKVTLEVSWLSLAHNLLKRAAIDQKHRAAFLQ; this is encoded by the coding sequence TTGCCAATGGATTTAGAGAACGACATTCCAGAACATCACCTCGTTCGTATCGTCAATGACGCCGTTAACCGGCTGGACGACGCCATCTTTGACGCTGCCTACCCGGGTGGTGGCCGTGACAGTTACCATCCTAAAATGCTGACCAAAGTCATTATTTACGCCTACACGCAGCGCATCTATTCCTCTCGCCAAATCGCCAAATCCATTCGGGAGAACATCCCCTTCATGTGGCTCGCCGGTCGGCAGCGACCAGACTTTCGGACGTTGAATCGATTTCGTTCCCAGCGGATGAAAGACGTCCTTCAAACCGTATTTACCGCCGTGCTTCAATTTCTGGCTGACGAAAAATACGTTTCCCTGGAGCATTACTTTGTGGACGGAACCAAAATCGAGGCGAACGCCAATCGCTACACGTTTGTTTGGGGGAAAGCCGTCAGTAAACACAAACTCAAACTGCAAGATAAGGTGCATGCCCTGTTCGCTGACATTGAAGCGGCAGAAGAACAGGAAGAACAAGAGAATTCAGGCAAAGACCTGGCTGAACTCGGCACAGATTCCGAAGTGAGCAGCGTGAAACTTGAACAGGTGGTGCAAAAGCTCGAAGCTCAGCTGGCCCAAAAACCGAAAGACAAACCCTTAAAAAAGGCTGTTCGGACGCTGCGCAAGGATTGGCTTCCCCGACTGCTGAAGTACGAACAATACCAAAAGCTTCTGGGTGACCGGAACAGTTTCAGCAAGACAGATCCAGAGGCAACGTTTATGCGGATGAAAGAAGACCACATGCGAAATGGCCAGCTGAAACCGGGATACAATGTGCAAATCGGGACCGAAAACCAATTTATTTTAGCCTACAGTTTACACCAAAGACCGACCGACACCCGCTGTTTAGAGCCGCATATGGAAAAAGCGCAGCAGATCCTCGGAAAACGGCCAAAGACAGTCATTGCGGATGCAGGCTACGGCAGCGAAGAAAACGACGCCTATCTGGAAAAGAAAGAGATTCAGGCGGTGGTGAAGTACGGCAGCTACCACAAGGAAAAGAGCAAAGCCTGGAAAGCGAATGTTGGTAAAATCGAGAACTGGACATACGATGCAGCCGAGGATAACTGGACGTGCCCCGTCGGGAAAGTGCTGCATTTCCGCAGAGAAAGCAAGGAAATCTCACAGAGTGGATATGAAATTCACAAACGTCATTACCGAAGTCAGAGCTGCGAGGGCTGTCCGCTGAAGGAACGCTGCACGAAGGCAGCCGGAGATCGGGAAGTGGTTGTTAGTATTGAACGACTGCGTTATCAAAAGCAGGCTCGTGAGATCTTGCGAAGTGAGGAAGGTTACGCTCTGGCCGTACGCCGAATGACAGAACCGGAAAGTGTATTTGGACAACTGAAAAATAACAGGGGCTTCCGGCGCTTTCTGCTTCGCGGCATGGAAAAAGTGACGCTTGAGGTCAGTTGGCTTTCGCTTGCCCACAATTTACTGAAGCGAGCAGCCATAGACCAAAAACATAGAGCAGCATTCCTCCAATAA
- a CDS encoding HNH endonuclease — protein MKHLDKPNMDALEVLISSKENIRSKELKQKIEESKDFFKRRYNHYDNYATLGTFNILVNRNYNNIVKRVDQKANMILLYDKMTQEKTQVRKYYKTLREMTTKCPYCGFGTVSTLDHYLPKSKYPIYAVYPNNLVPSCYSCNTTKLASTDVTLHPYYDNVENEQWLFCEVICSDSIFFKYRVDQSVFNSSLYERIKTHFKVFDLQTSFTGFASDELSGYLQSIYTYLEQMNIDGLIADVKDRYDSNLAFKKNHWRTALYQALHNDSSWIEFLGK, from the coding sequence ATGAAGCATCTAGATAAGCCAAATATGGATGCCCTTGAAGTATTGATTTCCTCAAAGGAAAATATACGTAGTAAAGAATTAAAACAAAAAATCGAAGAGAGCAAAGACTTTTTTAAAAGAAGATATAATCATTATGATAACTATGCAACTTTAGGTACATTTAATATTCTAGTTAATCGTAATTACAACAATATAGTCAAAAGAGTTGATCAAAAGGCTAACATGATATTGCTTTATGATAAAATGACACAGGAAAAGACTCAAGTTAGAAAATATTATAAGACCTTAAGAGAGATGACTACTAAGTGTCCATACTGTGGTTTTGGAACAGTATCAACACTCGATCATTATCTTCCAAAAAGCAAATATCCAATTTATGCTGTTTACCCGAATAACTTAGTTCCAAGTTGTTATAGTTGTAATACTACTAAATTAGCCTCAACTGATGTTACGCTTCATCCATATTATGATAATGTTGAAAACGAGCAATGGTTATTTTGTGAAGTTATTTGCAGTGATAGCATTTTTTTTAAATATAGAGTTGATCAATCAGTTTTTAATAGTTCTTTGTACGAGCGAATAAAGACTCATTTTAAAGTTTTTGATTTACAGACTAGTTTCACAGGATTTGCAAGTGACGAACTTAGTGGCTATCTACAATCAATATATACATATCTTGAACAAATGAATATAGATGGATTAATAGCTGATGTTAAGGATAGATATGATAGTAACTTAGCCTTTAAAAAGAATCATTGGAGAACTGCTTTGTACCAAGCATTACACAATGATTCGAGCTGGATCGAATTTTTAGGGAAGTAA
- a CDS encoding AAA family ATPase: MRIISSKDVPADLNEPYIHLRLDGWNDWWEYQCLYHVSYCTKYDHVFLGSVKVGEKGLQPDDNKILIPSIPNDCTQLPDQFYSLGQDVTYYYNLYKFKEDDRLIILKCLNDIALDESIYDVIRFEYMFTRALKRDVSISSIRGQYSRLAHGNAELTKYDFIYNLPNNENKIYMHIQVDPTQIPSTNLHVLIGRNGVGKTTLLTNLVATVLTNSDEYGEIIVTEDTKQEVLFANLITVAFSAFDTGNYVKFKSSDTLKYISIGMLKELEKSGVDLDEKITEINFIPKTLDDLKKEFVDSLLSIINNGKSSRWIDAITTLDSDPIFSAIGVKYFIKNEYISRAHLYFEKLSSGHKIVLLTITKLVETVEEKSLVILDEPEMHLHPPLLSSFTRALSDLMISRNAVAIIATHSPVILQEIPKECVWIINRYYDQINFDRPEDETFAENIGVLTRDVFGLEVHKSGFHGLISKAVSEFDNYDDIINYFNGKLGFEGKTIARSLLFSKEERN, encoded by the coding sequence ATGCGTATTATCAGTTCAAAAGATGTGCCAGCCGACCTAAATGAGCCTTATATCCATCTTAGACTAGATGGATGGAACGACTGGTGGGAATATCAATGTTTATATCATGTAAGTTATTGTACCAAGTATGACCATGTATTTCTAGGAAGTGTAAAAGTTGGAGAGAAAGGATTACAACCTGACGATAATAAAATTCTCATACCAAGCATTCCTAACGATTGTACACAACTACCTGATCAATTTTATTCGTTGGGTCAGGACGTAACTTACTATTACAATCTTTATAAATTCAAAGAAGATGATAGATTAATTATTTTAAAGTGCCTAAATGATATTGCACTAGATGAAAGTATCTATGATGTTATTCGATTTGAGTACATGTTTACAAGAGCTTTGAAAAGAGATGTAAGTATTTCTTCTATAAGGGGGCAATACAGTAGGTTAGCACATGGCAATGCAGAATTGACAAAGTATGACTTCATTTATAATCTACCCAACAATGAAAATAAGATCTATATGCATATTCAGGTTGATCCAACGCAAATCCCTTCAACTAACTTGCATGTTTTAATAGGCAGAAATGGTGTTGGTAAAACAACGTTATTAACAAATTTAGTGGCAACTGTGCTCACGAATTCAGATGAATATGGAGAAATAATCGTAACAGAGGATACGAAGCAAGAAGTATTGTTCGCAAATTTAATTACGGTAGCATTTAGTGCATTCGATACAGGGAATTACGTGAAGTTTAAAAGTTCAGACACTTTAAAATATATTTCAATTGGTATGTTAAAAGAATTAGAAAAATCAGGAGTTGATTTGGATGAGAAGATCACCGAAATTAACTTCATACCAAAAACTTTAGATGATTTGAAAAAAGAGTTTGTTGATAGCCTTTTATCAATCATAAATAATGGAAAGTCATCTCGCTGGATTGATGCTATTACTACTTTAGATAGTGATCCCATATTCTCAGCGATAGGAGTAAAATATTTTATAAAGAATGAATATATCTCTAGAGCGCATCTTTATTTTGAAAAATTAAGTTCAGGGCATAAAATTGTATTATTAACCATTACAAAGTTAGTTGAAACAGTCGAAGAAAAAAGTCTAGTAATCTTAGATGAGCCTGAGATGCATTTACATCCACCATTACTTTCTTCTTTTACAAGAGCATTATCAGATCTTATGATTTCTAGAAATGCAGTGGCGATTATTGCTACACACTCTCCTGTAATTTTGCAGGAAATACCTAAAGAATGCGTATGGATAATCAATAGATATTATGACCAAATTAATTTTGATAGGCCTGAAGATGAAACATTTGCAGAAAATATAGGGGTTTTAACTAGAGACGTTTTTGGCTTAGAGGTTCACAAGTCAGGTTTTCATGGTTTAATTAGTAAAGCCGTATCTGAATTTGATAATTATGATGACATAATTAATTATTTTAACGGGAAGCTTGGATTTGAAGGGAAAACTATAGCAAGATCCTTATTGTTCAGCAAGGAGGAAAGAAATTAA
- a CDS encoding HNH endonuclease, which produces MGQTIHTAKNIAGRNLKNALTRLLADREYLTAKYFLVLINDYKNCCAYCNTPQEKLTKEHVVSNSNGGTMEFKNILPVCTHCNDEKIDKNWYDFAVKKRSMFIDKIQNQIAGYLPLQPINDYQNHPDIAIQEVYKKYLEKLKTIDEKFSL; this is translated from the coding sequence ATGGGACAAACAATACACACCGCAAAAAACATAGCAGGTCGTAATCTAAAAAACGCACTTACTCGCTTGTTAGCAGACCGCGAGTATCTTACAGCTAAATATTTTTTAGTCTTAATCAATGATTATAAAAACTGCTGTGCGTATTGTAATACCCCGCAGGAAAAATTGACCAAAGAACATGTGGTAAGTAATTCAAATGGTGGTACGATGGAATTTAAAAATATATTACCTGTTTGTACACATTGTAATGATGAGAAAATAGATAAAAATTGGTATGATTTTGCAGTTAAAAAACGAAGTATGTTTATTGATAAAATCCAGAATCAAATTGCTGGTTATTTGCCACTTCAACCAATAAATGATTACCAAAATCATCCTGATATAGCCATACAAGAAGTGTACAAAAAGTACTTAGAAAAGTTAAAAACAATCGATGAAAAATTTTCCTTGTAG
- a CDS encoding DNA polymerase IV yields MLRDRVILLSDCQSFYASVEKAAHPEYLDQPVAVGDPTRMNGIVLAACPIAKAQGVTTASRVGEAMTKCPGLIVIRARMGTYIKVSLLISEIYRTYTDLVEPYSIDEQFLDVTGSLAYFGGSLQDMIKKIQHHVLLSTGVWTRVGIGPTKTLAKTATDNYAKKATDGIYELTYDRLESTLWTLPVQDMFMVAGRMTKNFWRMGITTVGDIARMELGEFKRRMRTTMGKQSDIQAEYYWQTARGIDPSPVVTGIRHQIKSVGHGKALRWNLYTRLPEIEVVLLELVIEVCQRARKYRYMGAVVSIAVSETDGNKSNSYSRQMTMPEPSSLTHEVAAAAYRLFVDHWTGMPLSRLAISISQLIDDNVMQLTLFDDRIRTYNREQAIDQIKIRYGSRALIRASSLLESGVALERAEQIGGHYK; encoded by the coding sequence ATGCTTAGAGATCGTGTCATCCTGCTGTCTGATTGCCAATCATTTTATGCGAGCGTCGAAAAAGCCGCCCATCCGGAGTACCTAGATCAGCCTGTTGCTGTAGGAGACCCAACCCGCATGAATGGCATTGTGTTGGCTGCCTGCCCCATCGCCAAAGCACAGGGAGTAACAACGGCATCAAGAGTAGGGGAAGCCATGACAAAATGCCCGGGGTTGATCGTTATCCGGGCCCGAATGGGGACTTACATTAAAGTATCGCTCTTGATATCGGAGATATATCGGACCTATACCGACTTGGTAGAGCCCTACAGCATCGATGAGCAGTTTCTGGATGTTACAGGCTCTCTTGCTTATTTTGGAGGATCGCTACAAGATATGATAAAAAAAATTCAACATCATGTTTTGCTTTCAACAGGCGTCTGGACTCGGGTAGGCATAGGACCAACAAAGACACTCGCTAAGACAGCAACTGATAATTACGCTAAAAAAGCAACGGACGGTATTTATGAACTTACTTATGACCGGCTGGAGTCGACGCTTTGGACGTTGCCGGTACAGGATATGTTTATGGTTGCAGGCAGAATGACCAAGAATTTTTGGCGCATGGGTATTACTACAGTTGGTGATATTGCCCGCATGGAGCTGGGCGAGTTTAAGCGGAGAATGCGCACAACCATGGGCAAGCAGAGCGATATCCAAGCGGAATATTATTGGCAGACTGCCCGTGGTATTGATCCAAGTCCTGTAGTAACCGGAATACGTCATCAGATCAAATCAGTCGGGCACGGCAAGGCTTTGCGCTGGAATTTGTATACCCGACTACCTGAAATTGAGGTCGTCTTGCTTGAACTGGTGATCGAGGTTTGCCAGCGGGCACGGAAATACCGGTATATGGGAGCGGTGGTGTCTATCGCGGTGTCAGAGACGGACGGCAACAAATCAAACTCATATAGTAGACAAATGACAATGCCAGAGCCTTCGTCTTTAACTCATGAGGTGGCAGCAGCGGCATATCGCTTATTTGTGGATCATTGGACCGGTATGCCTTTAAGTCGTTTAGCTATATCTATATCACAGTTGATCGATGACAATGTCATGCAACTCACCTTATTCGATGACCGTATCCGAACTTACAACCGAGAGCAGGCCATTGATCAGATCAAAATCCGGTACGGCAGCCGAGCGCTCATTCGTGCATCCTCGTTGCTCGAATCTGGAGTTGCCCTGGAACGGGCCGAACAGATCGGAGGACACTATAAATGA
- a CDS encoding SOS response-associated peptidase → MCGRFTITVTLEELITHYLIDDSKIAQLKPNYNVAPMHNIPAVISSDKGKRLGELRWGLVPVWAKEDKIGSKMINARAETVAEKPAFKRLLKSKRCIIPADGFYEWKKDGASKQPYRILMRDGGIFSFAGLYDTWEDPEGKKLSTCTIITTTPNSLMADIHDRMPVILRPEDEADWLGRNNEDVQSLLELLKPYDASKMRAYKVPSAVGNVRNNSKELLEDIG, encoded by the coding sequence ATGTGTGGACGCTTTACCATTACTGTCACCCTGGAAGAATTGATTACGCATTATTTAATTGATGACAGCAAAATTGCTCAGTTGAAGCCAAATTATAATGTAGCACCTATGCATAATATCCCAGCAGTAATTTCCAGTGACAAGGGAAAACGGTTGGGTGAACTGCGTTGGGGGCTGGTGCCTGTATGGGCCAAAGAAGACAAGATCGGCAGTAAGATGATAAATGCACGCGCGGAGACGGTGGCTGAGAAACCGGCCTTTAAACGCCTGCTAAAATCCAAGCGCTGTATCATTCCGGCTGATGGTTTCTATGAGTGGAAAAAAGACGGCGCCAGCAAACAACCGTATCGGATCCTCATGAGGGATGGCGGCATTTTCTCCTTTGCTGGGCTCTATGACACCTGGGAAGATCCTGAAGGTAAGAAACTCAGTACCTGCACCATTATCACCACTACCCCCAATAGTTTAATGGCGGACATACATGACCGCATGCCTGTGATCCTACGACCTGAAGATGAAGCTGATTGGCTGGGAAGAAACAATGAAGATGTACAGTCCTTGCTGGAGTTGTTGAAGCCTTACGATGCATCAAAAATGAGAGCTTATAAAGTCCCTTCTGCAGTAGGCAATGTACGGAATAATTCTAAGGAATTACTTGAAGATATCGGATAA